Proteins found in one Ignavibacteriota bacterium genomic segment:
- a CDS encoding PAS domain S-box protein, protein MQFNDYTIEELLTENLKLKQQNEELRQAISENNLSQINIQKIAEEVSDVILMTDMNLVTQFISPSISKLTGFTPEEHLLLTLEEKHPPESIKLVKQVYQQEMQLEKSPDSDPNRSRLIEIQYYHKDGSKIWTEINISFLRDNNGNPTGIKGVTRNIEKRKQIERDLILTKETYSNIFNTISEAIYIQEENGVFIDINKGVENIYGCDRDYIIGKTPADVAAPGMNNLDEITRVSLEVLDTGKPTRFDFWAIRQNGDIFPKEVIVNRGTYNGKVCLIATAREISDRIERENKIKQSEEKFRLIAENTSDGIIVFEDNRITYVSPSYLAINGYTEEEELGRTAQDIVDLIHPDDAAEVLDKIFSAQALQKESIKYEVRILHKAGHYYWREDHTKYIYNPDGTVKRTYIISRDINERKKLDERFEILRLAVEQSPASIVITDTNGNIEYVNPKFEESSGYKSEEVLGKNPRILKSGLQSEEVYKDLWTTISRGETWRGELHNKKKNGELFWELVSINPITNSNGETTNYLAIKENITERKFFEKLLIESEEKYRKIFENIQDIIYQTDMSGNIIDISPSIERHSGYKREELIGKQILEFYVKPNDRKNFVNELIRNSSVSNFEVELKAKDNRVVIASVNAQLIYDQEGNPEKIEGVLHDITDIKNAELALKESEAQFRSLFENAADAIFIADINTGIILDANNAASKLVKIPIEEIIGLHQTDLHPKEEENRSKESFIQHIADIEANNLSNLIETNVVASDGTLSVVEVLASTVNYQGRKAIMGIFRNISERKEYEKEFMQAKEAAVLNSANVTAIIENTTSSIWAFDAHYEIIYINKVFHDEFNAAFGVELVPGSNLLEALPDILQPIWKPRYDRVLQGEQFTFIDAVDTGFGIIYIEVSMNPITKNGEVVGGSCFASNVTERKIAEKELQHLNRMQSILMNIASKYINISLDRVDMTMQKSLEELGKFAQADRVYIFDYDWEKFVCNNTYEWCENGITAEINNLQNVPLGMMLDWVDAHKKGEAMYVPDVSQLPRGAVREILEPQGIKTVITVPMMDGNNCIGFVGFDSVINHHIYTQNEQKLLKVFAQMIVNIILRENLDRELISARDTAEENERKVRSMFENSLVGFLYCNDSGVLIEANPAALKMLGSPSLEDTKTINLLNFEPLVNVGFSPNLQKSIDNQVIITDEDIYTSKWGKTAYIKYYIIPLIKNDKVTGVWINLQDLTDIWKIQQDLITSKEKVEESDRLKAAFLQNISHEIRTPINGIVGFAKFLSEFDLSADERLEYADMLVKSCTRLLNTIDDIINLSRLDSNQIEINRNNLSPHDIIQTLDNKYRNRINSLGLKFIANTEKINSDLVISGDEYCFIQIIDCYLSNAEKFTKEGEIELGVFAVEKSVTFYVRDTGIGISEEHFEKVFERFYQTDLSISRGYEGSGLGLSLAKGLAELMGGEVYVESKVDLGSTFYFKLPLD, encoded by the coding sequence ATGCAATTTAATGATTACACTATAGAAGAGCTTTTAACTGAGAACTTGAAGCTGAAGCAGCAAAATGAGGAGTTGCGTCAGGCAATTAGCGAGAATAATTTATCTCAAATAAATATTCAAAAAATTGCCGAAGAAGTAAGTGATGTGATTTTGATGACTGATATGAATTTAGTTACTCAATTTATCAGCCCTTCAATTTCCAAATTGACCGGATTTACTCCTGAGGAACACTTATTACTTACACTTGAAGAAAAGCACCCACCCGAATCAATTAAGCTTGTAAAGCAAGTCTATCAGCAGGAAATGCAACTTGAAAAGTCGCCGGATTCAGACCCGAACAGAAGCAGGCTGATTGAAATTCAATATTATCATAAAGATGGCTCTAAAATCTGGACTGAAATTAATATAAGCTTTTTAAGGGATAATAATGGCAATCCAACAGGAATTAAGGGTGTAACCAGAAATATTGAAAAAAGAAAGCAAATTGAAAGAGACCTTATACTGACAAAAGAAACTTATTCCAATATTTTCAACACCATCTCTGAAGCAATTTATATTCAGGAAGAAAACGGTGTGTTTATAGACATCAATAAAGGAGTCGAAAATATTTACGGATGTGACCGAGATTATATCATTGGGAAAACCCCTGCTGATGTTGCAGCTCCCGGAATGAACAATCTTGATGAAATTACAAGAGTTAGTTTGGAAGTACTAGATACAGGCAAGCCGACCAGATTTGATTTTTGGGCTATCCGGCAAAATGGCGATATATTTCCAAAGGAAGTTATTGTAAATCGTGGAACCTATAATGGTAAGGTATGTTTGATTGCCACTGCAAGAGAAATAAGTGACAGAATTGAAAGAGAGAACAAGATAAAACAAAGTGAAGAAAAATTTCGGTTAATTGCGGAGAATACTTCGGATGGTATAATTGTTTTTGAGGATAATAGAATAACTTATGTATCACCATCATATTTAGCTATAAATGGCTACACTGAAGAAGAAGAATTAGGAAGAACAGCTCAGGATATAGTTGATTTAATACATCCCGATGATGCTGCCGAAGTTCTTGATAAAATCTTTTCAGCACAAGCCCTGCAAAAAGAAAGTATTAAGTACGAAGTCAGAATTTTACATAAAGCCGGACATTATTACTGGCGTGAAGACCATACAAAATACATTTATAATCCTGATGGTACTGTAAAGCGAACATATATAATTTCAAGAGATATAAATGAACGAAAAAAACTTGATGAAAGATTTGAAATTTTAAGACTTGCTGTTGAGCAAAGTCCGGCGAGTATTGTAATTACGGATACAAATGGAAATATTGAATATGTTAATCCAAAATTTGAAGAATCAAGTGGATATAAATCTGAAGAAGTTTTAGGAAAAAATCCTAGGATTTTGAAATCCGGACTGCAAAGTGAAGAGGTCTATAAAGATTTATGGACTACTATAAGCAGAGGTGAAACTTGGCGAGGAGAATTACATAATAAGAAAAAAAATGGTGAGCTTTTCTGGGAGCTTGTTTCAATTAATCCAATTACCAATTCAAATGGGGAAACAACAAATTATCTTGCAATTAAAGAAAACATCACAGAAAGGAAGTTTTTTGAAAAGTTATTAATTGAAAGTGAAGAAAAATATAGAAAAATATTTGAAAATATTCAGGATATTATTTATCAGACTGATATGTCCGGAAATATCATAGATATTTCCCCATCAATTGAAAGACATTCAGGATATAAAAGAGAGGAATTGATTGGTAAACAAATTCTTGAATTTTATGTAAAGCCAAACGACCGGAAAAATTTTGTAAATGAACTTATTAGAAATAGTTCAGTATCAAATTTTGAGGTTGAACTAAAAGCTAAAGACAATAGAGTTGTTATTGCGTCTGTAAATGCGCAGCTCATTTACGATCAGGAAGGCAATCCTGAAAAAATTGAGGGCGTTTTACATGATATTACTGACATAAAAAATGCTGAACTCGCTTTAAAAGAAAGTGAAGCACAATTCCGCAGTCTTTTTGAAAATGCCGCTGATGCAATTTTTATTGCAGATATAAATACGGGGATTATTTTAGACGCCAATAACGCAGCTTCAAAATTAGTAAAAATACCAATTGAAGAAATAATTGGATTACATCAAACAGACTTGCACCCGAAAGAAGAGGAGAATAGAAGCAAAGAGTCTTTTATTCAACATATTGCAGATATTGAAGCTAATAATTTATCAAATCTGATTGAAACTAATGTTGTTGCATCAGATGGTACTTTATCTGTTGTAGAGGTATTGGCTTCTACTGTTAATTATCAAGGTAGAAAGGCAATAATGGGTATTTTCAGGAATATTAGTGAAAGAAAGGAGTATGAAAAAGAATTTATGCAGGCAAAAGAAGCGGCTGTGCTTAATTCCGCTAATGTTACTGCAATAATTGAAAATACCACCAGTAGTATATGGGCTTTTGATGCTCATTATGAAATTATTTACATCAACAAAGTTTTTCATGATGAATTTAATGCCGCATTTGGAGTTGAGTTAGTTCCCGGCTCTAACTTGCTTGAAGCACTTCCGGATATTTTACAACCAATTTGGAAACCTCGATACGACAGAGTTCTTCAAGGCGAACAATTTACATTTATAGATGCTGTTGATACTGGATTTGGTATCATTTACATTGAAGTTTCAATGAACCCAATCACAAAAAATGGTGAAGTTGTTGGCGGTTCGTGTTTTGCAAGCAATGTTACGGAAAGAAAAATTGCTGAAAAAGAGCTTCAACATTTGAATAGAATGCAGTCAATTCTTATGAATATTGCATCAAAATATATTAATATTTCTCTTGACAGAGTTGATATGACTATGCAGAAATCTCTTGAGGAACTTGGAAAATTTGCACAAGCGGACAGAGTTTACATTTTTGATTATGATTGGGAAAAATTCGTCTGCAATAATACTTATGAATGGTGTGAAAACGGTATAACGGCTGAAATTAATAACCTACAAAATGTACCTTTGGGAATGATGCTTGATTGGGTAGATGCTCATAAAAAAGGAGAAGCAATGTATGTTCCTGATGTTTCCCAACTTCCTCGTGGAGCGGTACGTGAGATTTTGGAGCCACAAGGAATTAAAACAGTAATTACAGTGCCTATGATGGATGGCAACAATTGCATAGGTTTTGTTGGTTTTGATTCAGTAATTAATCATCATATTTATACTCAAAATGAACAAAAACTACTCAAAGTATTTGCTCAGATGATAGTAAATATTATACTTAGAGAAAATCTGGATAGAGAACTCATCAGTGCAAGAGATACAGCAGAAGAAAATGAGAGAAAAGTAAGAAGTATGTTTGAAAATTCTTTAGTCGGATTTTTATATTGCAATGACTCCGGTGTTTTGATTGAAGCAAACCCTGCAGCATTAAAAATGTTAGGTTCGCCATCATTAGAGGACACCAAAACAATCAATTTGCTAAATTTTGAACCATTGGTTAATGTAGGTTTTTCTCCAAATCTTCAAAAATCTATTGATAATCAAGTCATTATAACGGATGAAGACATTTATACAAGCAAATGGGGTAAAACAGCTTACATCAAATATTACATAATTCCATTAATTAAAAATGATAAAGTAACAGGTGTTTGGATAAATTTACAAGATTTAACAGATATTTGGAAAATTCAGCAAGATTTAATTACCTCTAAAGAAAAAGTAGAAGAAAGTGACAGATTGAAAGCTGCATTTCTTCAAAATATATCTCACGAAATTCGCACTCCGATAAATGGAATCGTTGGTTTTGCAAAATTTTTATCTGAATTTGATTTATCCGCAGATGAACGACTTGAATATGCTGATATGTTGGTTAAAAGCTGCACCAGATTGTTGAATACAATTGATGACATTATTAATTTATCAAGATTAGATTCAAATCAGATTGAAATAAATAGAAATAATCTATCACCGCATGACATTATTCAAACTCTTGATAATAAGTATCGAAACAGAATTAATAGTTTGGGCTTGAAATTTATTGCAAATACTGAAAAAATAAATAGCGATTTAGTAATTTCGGGTGATGAGTACTGTTTTATTCAAATAATTGACTGCTATCTCAGCAATGCCGAAAAATTTACAAAAGAGGGTGAAATTGAATTAGGAGTATTCGCAGTTGAAAAATCTGTAACATTCTACGTGCGAGATACAGGGATAGGAATTTCTGAAGAGCATTTTGAAAAAGTGTTCGAGCGTTTTTATCAGACTGATTTATCAATTTCTCGGGGTTATGAAGGCTCAGGATTGGGGCTCTCGCTGGCAAAAGGCTTAGCTGAACTTATGGGCGGAGAAGTGTATGTTGAAAGTAAAGTTGATTTAGGCTCAACATTTTATTTTAAGTTACCGTTGGATTAA
- a CDS encoding PAS domain S-box protein: MNYDEMTREDLIRELKTLKSEYFKMEKRVQNDIAIQNNIQLELLIREQFLNSVFKSVPVGIGVVIDRVIKFANDRLCTITGYLSEEMLERNARFLYIDDNDYEYVGKEKYEQISKLGTGSVFTKWKRKNGEIINVFLSSTPIDQSDLSKGVTFSAMDVTDWKVYEEALAESRSMLDHVINIVPQNIFWKGKDGKYLGCNKNFAIEVGLKKTEDVIGKTDYDMPWNQKDREKYIADDNYVIQSKTRKMHIIEQLQSNDGSRKWIDTSKVPMIDYDGNCIGVLGVYEDITEQKKFEIQVLESREFLSSILQTLPIPFFFKNNEGQYKQFNKAFVDFFGKTENEILNKTVKDLNPKEYSDEFHKKDLELLESKKVQIYEAPVKTAKGIRDVVFHKASITDANDNIIGIIGVMVDVTDQKIFDSVKEARLKLLKYSENHTLSELLTATLDEVELITKSKVGFYHFVESDQNTLSLQAWSTNTTNHMCKATGAGMHYPIDQAGVWVECVVEGKPVIHNDYMSMPNRKGLPEGHAKVFRELVVPIFRGDKIVSILGVGNKESDYNETDVIIARDIADLAWEMTERKRSEQIIRQKEEAIIKQNEIFETLLENIKVGIFMVEAPTGKPIIANKAALNILGRGVMPDANKENLAEVYKVKRLNTDSPYPVDEMPIVLGMIGESAHIEDMVVEKPDGTEILLEVFGTPIKDKENNIWASLVSFYDITERKRIEVEIQMKNVELEELNASKDKFFSIISHDLRSPFNGFLNLTKIMAENQFNLTLKEMQDLSESMRQAAENIYNLLENLLQWSKVQRGNILFEPNELNLKQLANNAAGIAQVIFDQKSINLRINVPDDFVVNADVLMIETVLRNLINNAVKFSNSGGNIEIGLIENSPKNHYCTVYVKDSGVGMIEEVIDGIFRIDRSTSSDGTAGEKGSGLGLILCKEFISMHGGEIWAESRIGEGSTFYFSIPCKSVCY, translated from the coding sequence ATGAATTATGACGAGATGACAAGAGAGGATTTAATTCGAGAGCTGAAAACGCTGAAGAGCGAATATTTCAAAATGGAAAAGAGAGTTCAGAATGACATTGCAATACAAAACAATATCCAATTAGAGCTTCTAATAAGAGAGCAATTTTTAAACAGTGTATTTAAAAGTGTGCCTGTAGGAATAGGTGTTGTTATTGACAGGGTTATTAAATTTGCTAATGACAGGTTGTGTACAATTACCGGATATTTATCAGAGGAAATGCTCGAGAGAAATGCAAGATTTCTCTATATTGATGATAACGACTATGAGTATGTAGGCAAAGAAAAATATGAGCAAATATCAAAACTCGGAACCGGCTCTGTGTTTACAAAATGGAAACGGAAAAATGGAGAAATAATAAATGTTTTTTTAAGCTCTACTCCTATAGATCAAAGCGATTTATCTAAAGGTGTTACTTTTTCGGCTATGGATGTTACGGACTGGAAAGTTTATGAAGAGGCACTTGCTGAAAGCAGGTCAATGTTAGACCATGTAATAAACATTGTTCCCCAGAATATTTTTTGGAAGGGTAAAGACGGAAAATATCTGGGTTGCAACAAAAATTTTGCAATTGAAGTAGGTCTCAAAAAAACAGAAGATGTGATTGGCAAAACTGATTATGATATGCCATGGAATCAGAAAGACAGAGAAAAATATATAGCTGATGACAATTATGTTATACAAAGTAAAACCCGCAAAATGCATATCATAGAGCAGCTTCAGTCAAATGATGGAAGCCGGAAGTGGATTGATACTTCAAAAGTTCCGATGATTGACTATGATGGCAATTGTATTGGTGTTTTAGGTGTGTATGAGGATATTACAGAACAGAAGAAATTTGAAATTCAAGTTCTTGAAAGTAGGGAATTCTTATCATCAATTCTACAAACACTGCCAATTCCTTTCTTTTTTAAAAATAATGAAGGACAGTACAAACAGTTTAATAAAGCATTCGTTGATTTTTTTGGAAAAACTGAGAATGAAATCCTTAATAAAACAGTTAAAGACTTAAACCCTAAAGAATATTCAGATGAATTCCATAAAAAAGACCTTGAACTCTTGGAAAGTAAAAAAGTTCAAATATACGAAGCGCCTGTTAAAACAGCAAAAGGGATCAGAGATGTAGTTTTTCACAAAGCTTCAATTACGGATGCAAATGATAATATAATTGGTATAATCGGTGTTATGGTTGATGTTACAGATCAAAAAATATTTGATTCGGTTAAAGAAGCCAGATTAAAATTATTGAAGTACTCTGAAAATCATACATTGTCAGAATTGCTGACTGCAACTCTTGATGAAGTAGAATTAATTACAAAAAGTAAAGTGGGTTTTTATCATTTTGTTGAGTCTGATCAGAATACTCTTTCACTTCAAGCGTGGTCAACCAATACGACCAATCACATGTGTAAAGCTACAGGTGCAGGAATGCATTATCCGATTGACCAGGCTGGAGTGTGGGTGGAATGTGTTGTTGAAGGCAAACCTGTAATTCACAATGATTATATGTCCATGCCGAACCGAAAAGGGCTTCCTGAAGGGCATGCAAAGGTTTTTAGGGAACTTGTAGTTCCTATTTTCAGAGGGGATAAAATTGTATCTATTCTTGGTGTTGGAAATAAGGAATCTGATTATAATGAAACAGATGTAATTATTGCACGTGATATCGCTGATCTGGCGTGGGAAATGACTGAAAGGAAAAGGTCTGAGCAAATTATCAGGCAAAAAGAAGAAGCAATTATCAAACAAAACGAAATCTTTGAAACTTTACTTGAAAATATTAAGGTTGGTATTTTCATGGTTGAGGCACCAACAGGTAAACCAATTATAGCAAACAAAGCAGCTCTGAATATTTTAGGTAGAGGAGTCATGCCCGATGCCAATAAAGAGAATCTGGCAGAGGTTTACAAGGTGAAAAGATTAAATACAGACAGTCCCTATCCAGTTGATGAAATGCCGATAGTTTTGGGGATGATTGGCGAATCTGCTCATATTGAGGATATGGTTGTTGAAAAGCCCGATGGCACTGAAATTTTACTGGAAGTTTTTGGTACTCCGATTAAGGATAAAGAGAATAATATTTGGGCAAGTCTTGTAAGCTTTTATGATATTACAGAGCGAAAAAGAATTGAAGTCGAAATACAGATGAAGAATGTTGAACTTGAAGAACTTAATGCTTCAAAAGATAAATTTTTCTCAATTATTTCTCATGATTTGAGAAGTCCGTTTAATGGTTTTCTGAATCTTACAAAAATAATGGCAGAAAATCAATTTAATCTGACACTTAAAGAAATGCAGGACTTGAGCGAAAGTATGCGTCAGGCAGCAGAGAATATTTATAATTTGCTTGAAAATCTGTTGCAATGGTCAAAGGTCCAGAGAGGCAACATCTTATTCGAACCGAATGAATTAAATCTCAAACAACTTGCAAATAATGCAGCTGGTATTGCTCAAGTAATATTTGATCAAAAATCTATAAATTTAAGAATCAATGTTCCTGATGATTTTGTAGTTAATGCTGATGTTTTAATGATAGAGACTGTATTAAGAAATCTTATTAACAATGCCGTCAAATTTTCAAATTCCGGTGGCAATATCGAAATTGGTTTGATAGAAAATAGTCCAAAAAATCATTACTGTACTGTTTATGTAAAAGATTCAGGTGTAGGAATGATCGAAGAAGTGATTGATGGTATATTCAGAATTGATAGAAGCACTTCTTCCGACGGTACAGCCGGTGAGAAAGGAAGTGGATTAGGGCTAATTCTTTGCAAAGAATTTATTTCTATGCATGGTGGAGAGATATGGGCTGAAAGCAGGATTGGAGAAGGTTCAACATTTTATTTTTCGATTCCTTGCAAATCTGTTTGTTATTAA
- a CDS encoding cytochrome c encodes MKTLKLTVAFLVTLGVLGLSLVQMSHAEGKDGKTIFEDAKCTTCHGIESQGVVPKKKSDKNPDLSKIHKGDDYTVDFWTKYLKKDENLNNKKHPVPFRGSDEDLTTMINWLMEVAEPLN; translated from the coding sequence ATGAAAACACTTAAATTAACTGTTGCTTTTTTAGTAACACTCGGAGTCTTAGGACTATCGCTCGTTCAGATGTCACATGCTGAAGGTAAAGACGGTAAAACTATTTTTGAAGATGCTAAATGTACAACTTGTCATGGCATCGAATCACAAGGTGTTGTTCCAAAGAAAAAATCAGACAAAAATCCTGATTTATCCAAAATACACAAAGGTGATGATTATACTGTTGATTTCTGGACAAAATACTTGAAAAAAGATGAAAATCTTAACAATAAGAAGCACCCGGTTCCTTTCAGAGGTAGCGATGAAGATTTAACTACTATGATTAACTGGTTAATGGAAGTTGCAGAACCGTTAAACTAA
- a CDS encoding Rieske 2Fe-2S domain-containing protein, with protein sequence MNDINKRREFLKNTGKVAGFGLFAGAFGSMITSCEQDELPPKPISGERVDFDTNLHPQLSSPGSHKIVKIDKVNGDDPVIVKHNPDSTWLVMDAICRHQACNVELPNSSDGVMTCICHQATFSFTDGKVIDNKGFNVPDMQVFETEYNSGNKILTIILA encoded by the coding sequence ATGAATGATATTAATAAAAGAAGAGAATTCTTAAAAAACACCGGAAAGGTTGCCGGTTTTGGACTTTTTGCCGGTGCATTTGGAAGCATGATTACTTCTTGTGAGCAGGACGAACTTCCACCAAAACCTATAAGTGGCGAAAGAGTTGATTTTGATACAAATCTTCATCCTCAACTTTCATCACCGGGAAGTCACAAAATTGTCAAGATTGATAAGGTTAACGGTGACGACCCTGTTATCGTGAAACATAATCCTGATAGTACATGGTTGGTAATGGATGCAATATGTCGTCATCAGGCATGTAACGTTGAGCTACCTAATTCGTCTGATGGAGTAATGACGTGTATATGTCATCAGGCAACTTTCTCATTTACTGATGGGAAGGTTATTGACAACAAAGGCTTCAATGTACCCGATATGCAGGTATTTGAAACCGAATATAATTCAGGCAATAAAATATTGACCATTATTTTAGCGTAA
- a CDS encoding histidine phosphatase family protein — translation MKTIIFVRHAKSSWDNQEWTDFDRPLNKRGFHDAPKMADIFSNKIGLKPVIYSSTAKRAITTAEYFADALQIDKNDINMEEAIYHQGMKFINKTIKHLDNNIIAAMFFGHNPDITSLATFFTGNYFENVPTCGIICIDFEVNSWEEVLNHNGNLRFFDYPKKYFTS, via the coding sequence ATGAAAACAATAATATTTGTCAGGCACGCTAAATCAAGCTGGGATAATCAGGAGTGGACTGATTTTGACAGACCTCTGAACAAAAGAGGATTTCATGATGCTCCCAAAATGGCTGATATTTTCTCAAATAAAATTGGACTTAAGCCAGTTATTTACTCAAGTACTGCCAAAAGAGCTATTACTACTGCTGAATATTTTGCCGATGCTCTCCAAATTGACAAAAATGATATAAATATGGAAGAGGCAATCTATCATCAAGGAATGAAATTTATAAACAAAACAATTAAGCATTTAGATAATAATATAATTGCCGCTATGTTTTTTGGTCATAATCCGGATATTACTTCACTCGCAACATTTTTTACAGGAAATTATTTTGAAAATGTACCGACCTGCGGTATTATTTGCATAGATTTTGAAGTAAATTCTTGGGAAGAAGTATTGAATCACAACGGTAATTTAAGATTTTTTGACTACCCAAAAAAGTACTTTACTTCTTAA
- a CDS encoding D-2-hydroxyacid dehydrogenase produces MKILVSDGIEKIGSDMLKEAGFEVIETKLTPEQLLAEIKNYDAIIVRSATKVTKEVIDAGNLKCIARGGVGLDNIDVAYAKEKGIPVLNTPGASSISVAELAIAHMFALSRFLHLSNTEMRQGKWPKKEYSKGIELTGKTVGIIGFGNIGKEVAKRCLGLCMDVVSYDPYVNETDMNVKLVTMDELLAQSDFITLHIPFIKENGPTITSAEFAKMKDGVILIDCARGKVVVEKDLLEALNSGKVAKAALDVFEVEPPTEAQSALINHPNVSVTPHIGASTMEAQDRVGEEIAGKVIAVLKG; encoded by the coding sequence ATGAAAATATTAGTATCAGACGGAATCGAGAAAATTGGTTCAGATATGCTCAAAGAAGCAGGTTTTGAAGTAATCGAAACAAAGCTCACTCCTGAGCAGTTATTAGCGGAAATCAAAAATTATGATGCAATCATAGTTCGCTCAGCAACAAAAGTTACTAAAGAAGTAATTGATGCCGGCAATCTTAAATGTATTGCACGTGGAGGCGTCGGGCTTGATAATATTGATGTTGCTTATGCTAAGGAAAAAGGAATTCCCGTACTTAATACACCCGGAGCATCTTCGATTTCAGTTGCTGAGCTTGCAATTGCACACATGTTTGCACTAAGCAGATTTTTACATTTGAGCAATACTGAAATGCGTCAGGGTAAGTGGCCCAAAAAAGAGTACAGCAAAGGCATCGAACTTACAGGTAAAACCGTCGGTATCATTGGTTTTGGCAATATCGGAAAAGAAGTTGCTAAAAGATGTCTTGGGCTATGTATGGATGTAGTTTCTTATGACCCTTATGTGAATGAAACTGACATGAATGTGAAACTTGTTACTATGGACGAACTTCTTGCACAATCAGATTTTATTACATTGCACATTCCATTTATCAAAGAAAACGGACCTACAATTACATCCGCAGAATTTGCTAAAATGAAAGATGGTGTAATCTTGATTGACTGCGCCCGCGGTAAAGTTGTTGTAGAAAAAGACTTACTTGAAGCACTCAATAGCGGAAAAGTAGCTAAAGCAGCTCTTGATGTATTCGAAGTTGAGCCACCAACAGAAGCACAATCAGCACTTATAAACCATCCAAATGTGTCTGTTACTCCTCATATCGGCGCCTCCACTATGGAAGCTCAGGACAGAGTTGGCGAGGAAATCGCAGGAAAAGTAATAGCAGTACTTAAAGGCTGA
- a CDS encoding DUF2283 domain-containing protein codes for MKISYDKQADAMYIELIEDVEHVRTVQLSEDIALDFAKGEILVGIEILDAKENMGKGKIPPVVLDNFRYEFA; via the coding sequence GTGAAAATAAGTTATGACAAACAAGCTGATGCTATGTATATTGAATTAATTGAAGATGTTGAACACGTTAGAACAGTTCAGCTTTCTGAAGATATTGCGCTTGACTTTGCTAAAGGTGAAATACTTGTCGGAATAGAGATTTTGGATGCAAAAGAGAATATGGGTAAAGGAAAAATTCCTCCTGTTGTTCTTGATAATTTCAGATATGAGTTTGCATAG
- a CDS encoding DUF2442 domain-containing protein — MVVDKSRETEPVAMNVWVKDRMIYLKLTDFRIIAFPADWFKILSKANDAELQKVELRLNSIALRWEELDEDITVKGILEGKFQL, encoded by the coding sequence ATGGTCGTTGATAAAAGTAGAGAAACAGAGCCGGTTGCAATGAATGTATGGGTCAAGGATAGGATGATTTACCTTAAATTGACGGATTTCAGAATCATCGCTTTTCCAGCTGACTGGTTCAAAATTTTAAGTAAAGCTAATGATGCGGAATTACAAAAAGTCGAACTTCGGCTTAATAGTATTGCCCTCCGCTGGGAAGAATTAGATGAAGATATTACTGTAAAAGGTATTTTGGAAGGCAAATTCCAACTGTGA